The nucleotide window GTAATATATAAAAGGTCGTTATCTCTAACATGTTCCTTCTTGTTGAAACATAACATGCGAGCAAGACCTATAATCCCAAAAATGAAAGACACAGGAAAAAATTTGGTCCACCAGTTCAAaacttttgtttttgaaaattattACCCAACAACCTACTGGTACAATTATAAAGTAACACTCGAACAATGAAACGCTAATGAATGTGGCCCACGCGGCtttgttttttcattcattctttTTTCAAGGAGAAAACCACCACGTATACAAAATTAAAAGCAAAAAGTCACAATATGGCTTTCATGTCATGCAGAAACCTGAGAGCATAATCTGCACAATATCAGGGAGTCAGATTTACCAGTATCTCTTTGTAAGCTTCAGGAGGAAGCTGGTAATCCTCAACTGGCGTAATGCTGACACAAAGATCAGCTATAGTTGCTCCCTGCATCCATAAAGAACCGAAATGGTGCACCCAAAATCTTCCAGATTGTATATTAGAAAAACATGAAAGGACATGAAGGTTATTTGTAAAATTTCTTTTCCTGAGATTGGAACATGTTAGCGAGTAATttgcattattaaaatttaactCACTGAGAGAAGCATTGCTGTGTCTGCTCCCTGTGACTCCTTGAAAGTGACATAAGCAATCTGAGACCTTTCAAATTCGCTGCCGAAGTGAAAACAACATGATTTTGATAATAATTTCCCACAAGAGAAATGCATAAGACATAATTAGAAGGACAATGGACCTCCGCAATTCAATATATTGAATGTCCCCTGAGAAGGAAAAGAATTCCTTGATGTCCCTTTTTGATGCAGCCAGGAAAATATTGCTGACTTTCACTATTCTTACCTGAACAGGAGACAAAGACAATATTTCATGAACGCTGCAGTTATCCACCACGCAATTGATTTATCTCACAACCAATTAACTTAGCACACATTGAAGTGCACATGCCATGAATGGTTGTGCCATAGGAATCCTATCAAAGGCAAATTATATGTGTCAGTGACGCAAAAAGgtaaattaaaaactattgaaaATGAGCTTTCTTGGGGGAATATTATTAAAACAGTGATGGGAAGTCATAGGGAACTGATAGATATAATGttagatcaaatacaaatttcagtAAAAAAGGACACAATATCCTTCTTACTAAAAGATCCTACTCGTTGGCgccaatttgaataaccatgctTTGTTGAGGAACAAGAGATGGATCTACATGGACTATCTAGCAGCAGTTAGCTGAGACATTATGCACTATTTTCACTAACATCAGTAAATtagattgttaaaaaaaaaaaatctctcacaTCTGAAACATCGATAGTCCAATTTGATGTAACAGTCAACTGTGGATCCACTCTCATCCTCAAATAGCCCTGGTCCAAAGGGACCTGCAATAACATGCTCCATTAGGGTGCTTCTCATGGAAAGAAGGGGGAAAATTTTCAAGGCATGTTCCAGCTCTACCTGATCTAGATGACTAATTGAGCTGATCATCCATGCAAATTTTCAAGCTCATTTACGACAGAGAAATGAAATTTGTAGTAGAAAGGTACTAAATACGTAAAGGTTCAATATGATTACAAGCACTTCCTCTATTGGATAAATAGTCAGATAGGGAAATGCACTTGAAATTTTCTTAGAGAAATGTTTCACAGACGAAAATGAAGACGAGCCGGAGCTTGATCCCTCAGCCTCCTGGGAGTGGCGGAGGCCgtctcaaccaaaaaaaaagtatgaacTATAGCGCTAAACAAAAATCTCTGCTGTATATCCACAAATTGCAGCCTCCTAGAAGCGGCGGAGACCTTTTTCTTCAACCAAAAATTACCCCATTACATCAAAAACCACAGAATCATCCAAATCTCCGCTGTATATCCACAAATCGCAtcgcaagaaaaaaaaacccaataAATTAAGCCTTACGTTCCACCATTTTATATGAACCAGACACCGAAATCacccaggaaaaaaaaaataaaatagtaacAAAAGGACAAGCACGGGTACCTCAAGCAATATTACAAGCATTTCATCAAAAATCCGAGGCGAAGAGATTTATCAGAAAGACCGCCCCGATCTTGAGCATTTCATGAGAGATACAGAACGAAATCCCGCGATGCTGGCCTCGAAAGTGAGCTCTCGAAGCGGGAATCCGTATTCGAGGAGACTTGAAGGAGATCAGGTAGCTCTCGTCGGcgtagggaggaggagaaggggttaGGAAATCCGGACGGTCATCCCTGCCGTGGACGGCTTTCCGGTTAGGGATTTGTTAGATTTGGgttgggggaggaggaggggttaGAGATCgcccgggggggggggtgcggggTGTGGGTGTGGTGTGGGGGGTTGAGGGGCGGCTGCAAGGGCCAGGGTTTAGGAGGATTAGAATTTTGGTGTTGGCGCCGGGCGGTGCGGGCAGGTCAGGGTGGGGGGAATTAGAAATTAAGCGCGGCACACTTAGTTCATTTTAGATTTCCTcctttatctttttttctttttttagttataattactcaaaaatattatttttaatatttttggaattagaaattaaatttggtgatgGAAATTTATGTCAATAATCCGTCACTatcaaaaataatcttttagaaatttataaatatttgagTTACGATTTTTGTGATGGATGAATTTGTCACTGTCTCGTTGCAATTTCGGTTACCAGTTTTGTGACAGATATCCTGCCACTACGATGGTTACTAAGTTTTGGCGCCCACCCTACCGGGTATTTTGTAACCAGTCGGTCACTAATCTGTCACTAAGTTCACGCTACGGTGATCAAATTTCTATCTGTCACTAATCCGTCATAAATAGTGACTGATAATGGGCCGTCACTaattttccgtcactatacgcatgttttctggtagtgaatAGGTAATTAAACAatgttcaagaatatagagaaggctagggatctggaatcctccttgacaatattactttcaataaataaactcggcAATTCTTAATTAAGGATTAATATGATagagtagttctaatcatggagtatacaatctgaGAACATGAATTTAAcatccaagtatttatcgtgtcggttacgtctacgacaaatcaagcatTGAAACAATCCattgcatcaatatatataaaccatacaagatctatctaataaataaatatgcaagaatccaaaacataccaatggatataaaataattagaataaaggtttagaatgtacttgatgaaagcaacatgacaagggttcatccatcacccttttgCCAAAGAAATTAGCTTTCCATTACAAAAATCACCtccccttttgttttttttcttttcttttcggaaacagggcagaccctatttctctttttccttttttctttgaatggctGCTTTccctgttttcttttcttcttcccacgAATCAGCCTCCCCCCTTTTCCCTTCTCAGCCGACTCCTCTTATACTCAACTCTCCCCTCTATGGATCTTGGGGAATGCGCTGGAGGAGGCTGAATCTTAGGTGCGTGAGGCTGGAAGGTGATCGCGGGCGAAGATGAGCTGGAAATGAAGCTCGGACGGGTGAGTCACAGATCTGGAAGATGCCCGAAAGGAAGGAGCGTGGACGCAGGGATCTGTGCGAGGAGCGGACGCTAATCTCGACTGGGATATTGCGAAGAAATGAAGCCACGGACGCTGTGGAGGAGGCGGTGATTGCTGGATTCACAGATGGCGTGAGCGGACGAAGGGGCTGATCGCAGGTGCTGCGGAGGAGGCAGATGGCTGGGCGGTGATCGCGGGCTCGCAGACGTTGCGACGCTTCACGGGAGGCTCGCAGGAGGATGGGCTGCAATAGAGGAAGCTGGGAGATCCGTGGGTGTTGGGATGATGGCGAATCCGGAAGCTTTGAAATGGTGAAAGAGGAGCGGATGTTGATCACGGGAGAGGTGGACGCGCTGATGGAGTTGCAAATCCGGAAGACGGGTTGCACACGGATGCTGGGAGGATGCTAGAGGGTTGATTCCTAATTCGGAAGTTGAAGGATACAAGTGGAAGGGAGTTGAGGCACGCCTAATCCGGAAGCTG belongs to Phoenix dactylifera cultivar Barhee BC4 unplaced genomic scaffold, palm_55x_up_171113_PBpolish2nd_filt_p 002581F, whole genome shotgun sequence and includes:
- the LOC103715329 gene encoding binding partner of ACD11 1-like, translated to MLLQVPLDQGYLRMRVDPQLTVTSNWTIDVSDVRIVKVSNIFLAASKRDIKEFFSFSGDIQYIELRSEFERSQIAYVTFKESQGADTAMLLSGATIADLCVSITPVEDYQLPPEAYKEILVNLTP